A stretch of the Musa acuminata AAA Group cultivar baxijiao chromosome BXJ2-7, Cavendish_Baxijiao_AAA, whole genome shotgun sequence genome encodes the following:
- the LOC103992552 gene encoding probable importin subunit beta-4 isoform X3 codes for MAQSLELLLIQFLMPDNDARRQAEEQIKRLSKDPAVVPALVHHLRTAKTPNVRQLAAVLLRKKITGHWAKLSPSLKLSVKQALIDSITLEHSPLVRRASANVVSIIAKYAVPAGEWPELLPFLFQCSQSSQEDHREVALILFSSLTETIGPTFQSHLADLQPILLKCLQDETSTRVRVAALKAVGSFIEFINDGANVVKLFRDFIPSVLNVSRQCLANGEEDVASIAFEIFDELIESPAPLLGDSVRSIVQFSLEVCSSNNLDLNIRHQAIQIISWLAKFKASFLKKHKLVVPILQVMCPLLTETADGDDDSDLAADRAAAEVIDTMAINIPKQVFPPIFEFASLNFHHTNPKFREASVTSLGVVSEGCFEMLKEKLEHVLHIVLGALKDQEQMVRGAASFALGQFAEHLQPEILSHYESVLPCILNALEDPSDEVKEKSYYALAAFCEDMEEEILPYLDPLMGRLVISLQNSPRNLQETCMSAIGSVASAAEEAFIPYAEKVLDLMKNFMVLTNDEDLRARARATELVGIVAMAVGRTRMEPILPPFIEAALAGFALDFSELREYTHGFFSNMAEILDDGFTQYLHHVVPLVFTSCNLDDGSAVDIDDSDSVDNGFGGVSSDEDTNDEPRVRNISVRTGVLDEKAAATQAIGLFALHTKSSYAPYMEESLRILVRHAGYFHEDVRLQAIIALKHILTAIRSIPLGHNGVSEKQRDVLDTVMNIYINTMTEDDDKEVVAQACMGMADIMKECGYMVIESYIPRIAEATLTLLREESSCQQVESDCDADDGDVDHDEVLMDAVSDLLPAFSKAMGSHFEPVFAKLFDPLMKFAKVPHPSQDRTMVVACLAEVAQEMGAPISTYVDRVMPLILKELGSSEATNRRNAAFCVGEFCKNGGAATLKYYGDILRTLYPLFNDSESDDAVCDNAAGAVARMIMVQPQSIPLNQVLPVLLKALPLKEDFEESMTVYSCICHLILSSNSIIPLVPEVVNIFAQVIASPVEREEVKNRIGMAVSHLISVYGNQMQPVMAALAPAHANALAAYLSKR; via the exons ATGGCGCAGTCGCTGGAGCTGTTGTTGATACAGTTCTTGATGCCGGACAACGACGCGCGGCGGCAGGCGGAGGAGCAGATAAAGCGGCTATCCAAGGACCCGGCGGTGGTGCCCGCCCTTGTCCATCACCtccgtaccgccaagacccccaaCGTTCGCCAGCTCGCCGCCGTCCTCCTCCGCAAGAAGATCACCGGCCACTGGGCCAAGCTCTCCCCGTCCCTCAAGCTCTCCGTCAAGCAGGCCCTCATCGACAGCATTACCCTTGAGCACAG CCCTCTTGTGAGGCGAGCAAGTGCCAATGTTGTGAGCATCATTGCCAAGTATGCTGTGCCAGCTGGAGAGTGGCCTGAATTGTTACCTTTTCTTTTCCAATGCAGTCAAAGTTCACAAGAGGACCATAGAGAA GTGGCCCTGATCCTTTTCAGCTCTTTAACTGAAACAATTGGGCCGACATTTCAATCCCATTTGGCAGATCTTCAGCCTATTCTGCTTAAATGCCTGCAAGATGAGACAAGCACTCGTGTTAGAGTTGCTGCTCTGAA GGCTGTTGGATCTTTTATAGAGTTTATCAATGATGGTGCAAATGTA GTAAAGTTATTTCGAGATTTTATTCCAAGTGTCTTAAATGTGTCAAGGCAATGCCTTGCTAATGGCGAGGAAGATGTCGCCTCTATTGCTTTTGAAATATTTGATGAGCTCATTGAATCTCCTGCTCCACTTCTTGGGGATTCTGTGAGGTCCATAGTGCAATTTTCTCTTGAAGTTTGTTCAAGCAACAATTTGGACTTGAACATACGACACCAG GCAATTCAGATAATTTCATGGTTGGCAAAATTCAAGGCTTCTTTCCTAAAGAAGCACAAGTTGGTTGTACCTATTCTCCAAGTTATGTGTCCTCTCCTTACAGAAACTGCCGATGGAGATGATGATTCTGATCTTGCTGCTGATCGAGCTGCTGCAGAGGTTATTGATACGATGGCCATAAATATACCTAAGCAAGTGTTTCCACCAATTTTTGAATTTGCTTCATTGAACTTCCATCATACTAATCCCAAGTTCCGGGAGGCTTCCGTCACATCATTAGGTGTTGTTTCTGAGGGTTGTTTTGAGATGTTAAAAGAAAAGTTAGAACATGTTTTACACATTGTTTTGGGAGCATTAAAGGATCAAGAACAAATGGTAAGAGGAGCTGCATCATTTGCATTGGGCCAGTTTGCTGAACATCTGCAGCCTGAGATTTTGTCTCACTATGAAAGTGTGCTTCCCTGTATTCTGAATGCTCTAGAGGATCCCTCAGATGAAGTAAAG GAAAAGTCATACTACGCACTTGCAGCATTTTGTGAAGACATGGAAGAAGAAATTCTTCCTTATTTGGATCCTCTAATGGGGAGATTAGTCATTTCTCTACAAAACAGTCCTCGAAATCTACAAGAGACATGCATG TCTGCAATTGGTTCGGTAGCATCTGCTGCCGAGGAGGCTTTTATTCCATATGCAGAGAAAGTTCTTGATCTAATGAAAAATTTTATGGTGCTGACAAATGATGAGGACTTGAGAGCACGTGCCAGAGCGACTGAATTAGTTGGAATAGTTGCAATGGCAGTTGGTCGAACAAGAATGGAACCCATACTACCTCCTTTCATCGAGGCTGCACTTGCT GGTTTTGCATTAGACTTCAGTGAGCTTCGGGAGTATACTCATGGATTCTTTAGCAATATGGCTGAAATTTTGGATGATGGTTTTACACAG TACCTTCATCATGTTGTACCTCTAGTATTTACTTCATGTAATCTAGACGATGGCTCCGCAGTAGATATTGATGACTCTGATAGTGTGGACAATGGATTTGGAGGTGTGTCCTCTGATGAAGATACAAATGACGAACCAAGAGTTCGTAATATTAGTGTAAGAACTGGGGTGTTGGATGAAAAGGCTGCAGCAACTCAAGCTATTGGCTTGTTTGCTCTTCATACCAAGAGCTCTTATGCCCC TTATATGGAGGAGTCATTGAGGATTTTGGTTAGACATGCGGGATATTTTCATGAAGATGTCaggcttcaagctatcatagcttTAAAAC ATATTTTAACTGCTATACGGTCAATCCCTTTGGGTCACAAT GGAGTCTCAGAAAAACAAAGGGATGTTCTTG ATACTGTAATGAACATCTATATCAACACCATGACCGAGGATGATGACAAGGAAGTTGTTGCTCAAGCATGCATGGGCATGGCAGATATCATGAAGGAGTGTGGATACATGGTTATTGAATCTT ATATTCCTAGGATTGCTGAGGCAACTCTAACGCTTCTACGTGAGGAATCATCATGCCAGCAAGTAGAGTCGGACTGCGATGCTGATGATGGTGATGTTGACCATGATGAAGTCCTCATGGATGCAGTGTCAGATCTTCTTCCTGCTTTTTCAAAGGCGATGGGATCTCATTTCGAACCAGTTTTTGCTAAGTTATTTGATCCTTTGATGAAATTTGCG AAAGTTCCACACCCTTCCCAAGATAGAACCATGGTTGTTGCATGCTTGGCTGAAGTTGCTCAAGAAATGGGTGCGCCAATTTCTACTTACGTTGAT AGAGTGATGCCTTTGATATTGAAAGAACTTGGATCATCAGAGGCAACCAATAGGAGAAATGCTGCATTCTGTGTTGGCGAGTTTTGCAAAAATGGGGGTGCTGCGACACTGAA ATATTATGGGGATATTCTTCGGACTCTTTACCCATTATTTAACGACTCGGAATCAGATGATGCGGTGTGTGATAATGCTGCCGGTGCAGTTGCTAGGATGATAATGGTGCAACCCCAATCTATTCCCCTCAACCAG GTTCTACCCGTGCTTCTGAAAGCATTGCCTCTGAAGGAGGATTTCGAGGAGTCGATGACTGTTTACAGTTGCATCTGTCATCTAATCTTATCTTCTAACTCG ATCATTCCTCTGGTGCCAGAAGTGGTAAATATTTTTGCTCAAGTTATCGCATCGCCTGTGGAGAGAGAAGAAGTGAAAAACCGGATTGGCATGGCGGTTTCTCACTTGATTTCAGTCTATGGTAATCAAATGCAGCCTGTGATGGCTGCTCTCGCACCTGCACATGCTAATGCTTTGGCTGCATACCTTAGCAAAAGGTGA
- the LOC103992552 gene encoding probable importin subunit beta-4 isoform X2, with protein sequence MAQSLELLLIQFLMPDNDARRQAEEQIKRLSKDPAVVPALVHHLRTAKTPNVRQLAAVLLRKKITGHWAKLSPSLKLSVKQALIDSITLEHSPLVRRASANVVSIIAKYAVPAGEWPELLPFLFQCSQSSQEDHREVALILFSSLTETIGPTFQSHLADLQPILLKCLQDETSTRVRVAALKAVGSFIEFINDGANVVKLFRDFIPSVLNVSRQCLANGEEDVASIAFEIFDELIESPAPLLGDSVRSIVQFSLEVCSSNNLDLNIRHQAIQIISWLAKFKASFLKKHKLVVPILQVMCPLLTETADGDDDSDLAADRAAAEVIDTMAINIPKQVFPPIFEFASLNFHHTNPKFREASVTSLGVVSEGCFEMLKEKLEHVLHIVLGALKDQEQMVRGAASFALGQFAEHLQPEILSHYESVLPCILNALEDPSDEVKEKSYYALAAFCEDMEEEILPYLDPLMGRLVISLQNSPRNLQETCMSAIGSVASAAEEAFIPYAEKVLDLMKNFMVLTNDEDLRARARATELVGIVAMAVGRTRMEPILPPFIEAALAGFALDFSELREYTHGFFSNMAEILDDGFTQYLHHVVPLVFTSCNLDDGSAVDIDDSDSVDNGFGGVSSDEDTNDEPRVRNISVRTGVLDEKAAATQAIGLFALHTKSSYAPYMEESLRILVRHAGYFHEDVRLQAIIALKHILTAIRSIPLGHNGVSEKQRDVLDTVMNIYINTMTEDDDKEVVAQACMGMADIMKECGYMVIESYIPRIAEATLTLLREESSCQQVESDCDADDGDVDHDEVLMDAVSDLLPAFSKAMGSHFEPVFAKLFDPLMKFAKVPHPSQDRTMVVACLAEVAQEMGAPISTYVDRVMPLILKELGSSEATNRRNAAFCVGEFCKNGGAATLKYYGDILRTLYPLFNDSESDDAVCDNAAGAVARMIMVQPQSIPLNQVLPVLLKALPLKEDFEESMTVYSCICHLILSSNSVIIPLVPEVVNIFAQVIASPVEREEVKNRIGMAVSHLISVYGNQMQPVMAALAPAHANALAAYLSKR encoded by the exons ATGGCGCAGTCGCTGGAGCTGTTGTTGATACAGTTCTTGATGCCGGACAACGACGCGCGGCGGCAGGCGGAGGAGCAGATAAAGCGGCTATCCAAGGACCCGGCGGTGGTGCCCGCCCTTGTCCATCACCtccgtaccgccaagacccccaaCGTTCGCCAGCTCGCCGCCGTCCTCCTCCGCAAGAAGATCACCGGCCACTGGGCCAAGCTCTCCCCGTCCCTCAAGCTCTCCGTCAAGCAGGCCCTCATCGACAGCATTACCCTTGAGCACAG CCCTCTTGTGAGGCGAGCAAGTGCCAATGTTGTGAGCATCATTGCCAAGTATGCTGTGCCAGCTGGAGAGTGGCCTGAATTGTTACCTTTTCTTTTCCAATGCAGTCAAAGTTCACAAGAGGACCATAGAGAA GTGGCCCTGATCCTTTTCAGCTCTTTAACTGAAACAATTGGGCCGACATTTCAATCCCATTTGGCAGATCTTCAGCCTATTCTGCTTAAATGCCTGCAAGATGAGACAAGCACTCGTGTTAGAGTTGCTGCTCTGAA GGCTGTTGGATCTTTTATAGAGTTTATCAATGATGGTGCAAATGTA GTAAAGTTATTTCGAGATTTTATTCCAAGTGTCTTAAATGTGTCAAGGCAATGCCTTGCTAATGGCGAGGAAGATGTCGCCTCTATTGCTTTTGAAATATTTGATGAGCTCATTGAATCTCCTGCTCCACTTCTTGGGGATTCTGTGAGGTCCATAGTGCAATTTTCTCTTGAAGTTTGTTCAAGCAACAATTTGGACTTGAACATACGACACCAG GCAATTCAGATAATTTCATGGTTGGCAAAATTCAAGGCTTCTTTCCTAAAGAAGCACAAGTTGGTTGTACCTATTCTCCAAGTTATGTGTCCTCTCCTTACAGAAACTGCCGATGGAGATGATGATTCTGATCTTGCTGCTGATCGAGCTGCTGCAGAGGTTATTGATACGATGGCCATAAATATACCTAAGCAAGTGTTTCCACCAATTTTTGAATTTGCTTCATTGAACTTCCATCATACTAATCCCAAGTTCCGGGAGGCTTCCGTCACATCATTAGGTGTTGTTTCTGAGGGTTGTTTTGAGATGTTAAAAGAAAAGTTAGAACATGTTTTACACATTGTTTTGGGAGCATTAAAGGATCAAGAACAAATGGTAAGAGGAGCTGCATCATTTGCATTGGGCCAGTTTGCTGAACATCTGCAGCCTGAGATTTTGTCTCACTATGAAAGTGTGCTTCCCTGTATTCTGAATGCTCTAGAGGATCCCTCAGATGAAGTAAAG GAAAAGTCATACTACGCACTTGCAGCATTTTGTGAAGACATGGAAGAAGAAATTCTTCCTTATTTGGATCCTCTAATGGGGAGATTAGTCATTTCTCTACAAAACAGTCCTCGAAATCTACAAGAGACATGCATG TCTGCAATTGGTTCGGTAGCATCTGCTGCCGAGGAGGCTTTTATTCCATATGCAGAGAAAGTTCTTGATCTAATGAAAAATTTTATGGTGCTGACAAATGATGAGGACTTGAGAGCACGTGCCAGAGCGACTGAATTAGTTGGAATAGTTGCAATGGCAGTTGGTCGAACAAGAATGGAACCCATACTACCTCCTTTCATCGAGGCTGCACTTGCT GGTTTTGCATTAGACTTCAGTGAGCTTCGGGAGTATACTCATGGATTCTTTAGCAATATGGCTGAAATTTTGGATGATGGTTTTACACAG TACCTTCATCATGTTGTACCTCTAGTATTTACTTCATGTAATCTAGACGATGGCTCCGCAGTAGATATTGATGACTCTGATAGTGTGGACAATGGATTTGGAGGTGTGTCCTCTGATGAAGATACAAATGACGAACCAAGAGTTCGTAATATTAGTGTAAGAACTGGGGTGTTGGATGAAAAGGCTGCAGCAACTCAAGCTATTGGCTTGTTTGCTCTTCATACCAAGAGCTCTTATGCCCC TTATATGGAGGAGTCATTGAGGATTTTGGTTAGACATGCGGGATATTTTCATGAAGATGTCaggcttcaagctatcatagcttTAAAAC ATATTTTAACTGCTATACGGTCAATCCCTTTGGGTCACAAT GGAGTCTCAGAAAAACAAAGGGATGTTCTTG ATACTGTAATGAACATCTATATCAACACCATGACCGAGGATGATGACAAGGAAGTTGTTGCTCAAGCATGCATGGGCATGGCAGATATCATGAAGGAGTGTGGATACATGGTTATTGAATCTT ATATTCCTAGGATTGCTGAGGCAACTCTAACGCTTCTACGTGAGGAATCATCATGCCAGCAAGTAGAGTCGGACTGCGATGCTGATGATGGTGATGTTGACCATGATGAAGTCCTCATGGATGCAGTGTCAGATCTTCTTCCTGCTTTTTCAAAGGCGATGGGATCTCATTTCGAACCAGTTTTTGCTAAGTTATTTGATCCTTTGATGAAATTTGCG AAAGTTCCACACCCTTCCCAAGATAGAACCATGGTTGTTGCATGCTTGGCTGAAGTTGCTCAAGAAATGGGTGCGCCAATTTCTACTTACGTTGAT AGAGTGATGCCTTTGATATTGAAAGAACTTGGATCATCAGAGGCAACCAATAGGAGAAATGCTGCATTCTGTGTTGGCGAGTTTTGCAAAAATGGGGGTGCTGCGACACTGAA ATATTATGGGGATATTCTTCGGACTCTTTACCCATTATTTAACGACTCGGAATCAGATGATGCGGTGTGTGATAATGCTGCCGGTGCAGTTGCTAGGATGATAATGGTGCAACCCCAATCTATTCCCCTCAACCAG GTTCTACCCGTGCTTCTGAAAGCATTGCCTCTGAAGGAGGATTTCGAGGAGTCGATGACTGTTTACAGTTGCATCTGTCATCTAATCTTATCTTCTAACTCGGTG ATCATTCCTCTGGTGCCAGAAGTGGTAAATATTTTTGCTCAAGTTATCGCATCGCCTGTGGAGAGAGAAGAAGTGAAAAACCGGATTGGCATGGCGGTTTCTCACTTGATTTCAGTCTATGGTAATCAAATGCAGCCTGTGATGGCTGCTCTCGCACCTGCACATGCTAATGCTTTGGCTGCATACCTTAGCAAAAGGTGA
- the LOC103992552 gene encoding probable importin subunit beta-4 isoform X1, producing MAQSLELLLIQFLMPDNDARRQAEEQIKRLSKDPAVVPALVHHLRTAKTPNVRQLAAVLLRKKITGHWAKLSPSLKLSVKQALIDSITLEHSPLVRRASANVVSIIAKYAVPAGEWPELLPFLFQCSQSSQEDHREVALILFSSLTETIGPTFQSHLADLQPILLKCLQDETSTRVRVAALKAVGSFIEFINDGANVVKLFRDFIPSVLNVSRQCLANGEEDVASIAFEIFDELIESPAPLLGDSVRSIVQFSLEVCSSNNLDLNIRHQAIQIISWLAKFKASFLKKHKLVVPILQVMCPLLTETADGDDDSDLAADRAAAEVIDTMAINIPKQVFPPIFEFASLNFHHTNPKFREASVTSLGVVSEGCFEMLKEKLEHVLHIVLGALKDQEQMVRGAASFALGQFAEHLQPEILSHYESVLPCILNALEDPSDEVKEKSYYALAAFCEDMEEEILPYLDPLMGRLVISLQNSPRNLQETCMSAIGSVASAAEEAFIPYAEKVLDLMKNFMVLTNDEDLRARARATELVGIVAMAVGRTRMEPILPPFIEAALAGFALDFSELREYTHGFFSNMAEILDDGFTQYLHHVVPLVFTSCNLDDGSAVDIDDSDSVDNGFGGVSSDEDTNDEPRVRNISVRTGVLDEKAAATQAIGLFALHTKSSYAPYMEESLRILVRHAGYFHEDVRLQAIIALKHILTAIRSIPLGHNGVSEKQRDVLDTVMNIYINTMTEDDDKEVVAQACMGMADIMKECGYMVIESYIPRIAEATLTLLREESSCQQVESDCDADDGDVDHDEVLMDAVSDLLPAFSKAMGSHFEPVFAKLFDPLMKFAKVPHPSQDRTMVVACLAEVAQEMGAPISTYVDVRKLHVLCNNILHIVCIFVDFMNDTITQRVMPLILKELGSSEATNRRNAAFCVGEFCKNGGAATLKYYGDILRTLYPLFNDSESDDAVCDNAAGAVARMIMVQPQSIPLNQVLPVLLKALPLKEDFEESMTVYSCICHLILSSNSVIIPLVPEVVNIFAQVIASPVEREEVKNRIGMAVSHLISVYGNQMQPVMAALAPAHANALAAYLSKR from the exons ATGGCGCAGTCGCTGGAGCTGTTGTTGATACAGTTCTTGATGCCGGACAACGACGCGCGGCGGCAGGCGGAGGAGCAGATAAAGCGGCTATCCAAGGACCCGGCGGTGGTGCCCGCCCTTGTCCATCACCtccgtaccgccaagacccccaaCGTTCGCCAGCTCGCCGCCGTCCTCCTCCGCAAGAAGATCACCGGCCACTGGGCCAAGCTCTCCCCGTCCCTCAAGCTCTCCGTCAAGCAGGCCCTCATCGACAGCATTACCCTTGAGCACAG CCCTCTTGTGAGGCGAGCAAGTGCCAATGTTGTGAGCATCATTGCCAAGTATGCTGTGCCAGCTGGAGAGTGGCCTGAATTGTTACCTTTTCTTTTCCAATGCAGTCAAAGTTCACAAGAGGACCATAGAGAA GTGGCCCTGATCCTTTTCAGCTCTTTAACTGAAACAATTGGGCCGACATTTCAATCCCATTTGGCAGATCTTCAGCCTATTCTGCTTAAATGCCTGCAAGATGAGACAAGCACTCGTGTTAGAGTTGCTGCTCTGAA GGCTGTTGGATCTTTTATAGAGTTTATCAATGATGGTGCAAATGTA GTAAAGTTATTTCGAGATTTTATTCCAAGTGTCTTAAATGTGTCAAGGCAATGCCTTGCTAATGGCGAGGAAGATGTCGCCTCTATTGCTTTTGAAATATTTGATGAGCTCATTGAATCTCCTGCTCCACTTCTTGGGGATTCTGTGAGGTCCATAGTGCAATTTTCTCTTGAAGTTTGTTCAAGCAACAATTTGGACTTGAACATACGACACCAG GCAATTCAGATAATTTCATGGTTGGCAAAATTCAAGGCTTCTTTCCTAAAGAAGCACAAGTTGGTTGTACCTATTCTCCAAGTTATGTGTCCTCTCCTTACAGAAACTGCCGATGGAGATGATGATTCTGATCTTGCTGCTGATCGAGCTGCTGCAGAGGTTATTGATACGATGGCCATAAATATACCTAAGCAAGTGTTTCCACCAATTTTTGAATTTGCTTCATTGAACTTCCATCATACTAATCCCAAGTTCCGGGAGGCTTCCGTCACATCATTAGGTGTTGTTTCTGAGGGTTGTTTTGAGATGTTAAAAGAAAAGTTAGAACATGTTTTACACATTGTTTTGGGAGCATTAAAGGATCAAGAACAAATGGTAAGAGGAGCTGCATCATTTGCATTGGGCCAGTTTGCTGAACATCTGCAGCCTGAGATTTTGTCTCACTATGAAAGTGTGCTTCCCTGTATTCTGAATGCTCTAGAGGATCCCTCAGATGAAGTAAAG GAAAAGTCATACTACGCACTTGCAGCATTTTGTGAAGACATGGAAGAAGAAATTCTTCCTTATTTGGATCCTCTAATGGGGAGATTAGTCATTTCTCTACAAAACAGTCCTCGAAATCTACAAGAGACATGCATG TCTGCAATTGGTTCGGTAGCATCTGCTGCCGAGGAGGCTTTTATTCCATATGCAGAGAAAGTTCTTGATCTAATGAAAAATTTTATGGTGCTGACAAATGATGAGGACTTGAGAGCACGTGCCAGAGCGACTGAATTAGTTGGAATAGTTGCAATGGCAGTTGGTCGAACAAGAATGGAACCCATACTACCTCCTTTCATCGAGGCTGCACTTGCT GGTTTTGCATTAGACTTCAGTGAGCTTCGGGAGTATACTCATGGATTCTTTAGCAATATGGCTGAAATTTTGGATGATGGTTTTACACAG TACCTTCATCATGTTGTACCTCTAGTATTTACTTCATGTAATCTAGACGATGGCTCCGCAGTAGATATTGATGACTCTGATAGTGTGGACAATGGATTTGGAGGTGTGTCCTCTGATGAAGATACAAATGACGAACCAAGAGTTCGTAATATTAGTGTAAGAACTGGGGTGTTGGATGAAAAGGCTGCAGCAACTCAAGCTATTGGCTTGTTTGCTCTTCATACCAAGAGCTCTTATGCCCC TTATATGGAGGAGTCATTGAGGATTTTGGTTAGACATGCGGGATATTTTCATGAAGATGTCaggcttcaagctatcatagcttTAAAAC ATATTTTAACTGCTATACGGTCAATCCCTTTGGGTCACAAT GGAGTCTCAGAAAAACAAAGGGATGTTCTTG ATACTGTAATGAACATCTATATCAACACCATGACCGAGGATGATGACAAGGAAGTTGTTGCTCAAGCATGCATGGGCATGGCAGATATCATGAAGGAGTGTGGATACATGGTTATTGAATCTT ATATTCCTAGGATTGCTGAGGCAACTCTAACGCTTCTACGTGAGGAATCATCATGCCAGCAAGTAGAGTCGGACTGCGATGCTGATGATGGTGATGTTGACCATGATGAAGTCCTCATGGATGCAGTGTCAGATCTTCTTCCTGCTTTTTCAAAGGCGATGGGATCTCATTTCGAACCAGTTTTTGCTAAGTTATTTGATCCTTTGATGAAATTTGCG AAAGTTCCACACCCTTCCCAAGATAGAACCATGGTTGTTGCATGCTTGGCTGAAGTTGCTCAAGAAATGGGTGCGCCAATTTCTACTTACGTTGATGTAaggaaattacatgttttatgtaatAACATTTTACATATTGTTTGTATATTTGTTGACTTTATGAATGATACTATTACTCAGAGAGTGATGCCTTTGATATTGAAAGAACTTGGATCATCAGAGGCAACCAATAGGAGAAATGCTGCATTCTGTGTTGGCGAGTTTTGCAAAAATGGGGGTGCTGCGACACTGAA ATATTATGGGGATATTCTTCGGACTCTTTACCCATTATTTAACGACTCGGAATCAGATGATGCGGTGTGTGATAATGCTGCCGGTGCAGTTGCTAGGATGATAATGGTGCAACCCCAATCTATTCCCCTCAACCAG GTTCTACCCGTGCTTCTGAAAGCATTGCCTCTGAAGGAGGATTTCGAGGAGTCGATGACTGTTTACAGTTGCATCTGTCATCTAATCTTATCTTCTAACTCGGTG ATCATTCCTCTGGTGCCAGAAGTGGTAAATATTTTTGCTCAAGTTATCGCATCGCCTGTGGAGAGAGAAGAAGTGAAAAACCGGATTGGCATGGCGGTTTCTCACTTGATTTCAGTCTATGGTAATCAAATGCAGCCTGTGATGGCTGCTCTCGCACCTGCACATGCTAATGCTTTGGCTGCATACCTTAGCAAAAGGTGA